In one window of Gossypium hirsutum isolate 1008001.06 chromosome A01, Gossypium_hirsutum_v2.1, whole genome shotgun sequence DNA:
- the LOC107916911 gene encoding vacuolar cation/proton exchanger 3 isoform X2, with product MMDYKLQILRVKSHFEEMESADETGIHVVDDIGDPEIREVDAQQRRIQAFSVGLEGAGDRKTIGTVIYKSIYTVILSKKFNLLIPFGPLAIFVQKKTNQNGWVFILGLLGIMPLAERLGYTTEQLAFYSGPTIGGLLNATFGNATELIISIYALRTGRIRVVQLSLLGSLLSNLLFVLGIAFFSGGIVRKEQVFNKATAVVDSGLLLMAVMGLLFPASLHSTGTEVHLGVSELALSRVSSCVLLLAYVASIIFQLKNIKHLEGNQHGEILYSGDQDQDQDEEGEAPPEISKWESVIWLGITAAAISILSEYLVDAIEGTSLAWGVPVAFISVILLPIGGNTAAVTTSVMFAMKDKLDVSLGVAIGSSTQISMFIIPFCVVVGWIFGRPVDLNFQLFETATLFMTVLFVAFMMQEGTSNYFKGLMLLFCYVLVAASYFVHEDPSS from the exons ATGATGGATTACAAGCTGCAAATATTAAGGGTGAAGTCCCATTTTGAA GAGATGGAATCAGCAGATGAAACAGGAATTCATGTGGTTGATGACATTGGCGATCCAGAAATAAGAGAAGTTGACGCACAACAGCGACGAATACAAGCATTTTCTGTTGGTTTGGAGGGAGCAGGTGATAGGAAAACTATAGGGACTGTCATATATAAGAGTATATACACTGTAATTTTATCGAAGAAGTTCAACTTGCTAATTCCCTTTGGACCTCTAGCAATCTTTGTCCAGAAAAAGACGAATCAAAAC GGTTGGGTCTTTATCCTTGGCTTATTGGGTATAATGCCGTTGGCTGAGCGGTTGGGCTATACTACAGA GCAGTTGGCATTTTACAGTGGACCTACAA TTGGGGGACTTCTGAATGCTACATTTGGGAATGCGACGGAACTTATTATATCGATTTATGCGCTACGAACAGGAAGGATTCGTGTAGTTCAGCTGTCATTGCTTGGCTCACTTTTGTCCAACTTGTTGTTCGTTCTGGGGATTGCATTCTTCTCCGGTGGAATTGTTAGAAAGGAGCAGGTTTTCAACAAG GCAACTGCTGTTGTGGATTCGGGACTGCTGTTGATGGCAGTGATGGGGTTACTATTCCCAGCATCCCTACACAGCACAGGCACTGAAGTGCACTTAGGGGTATCAGAGTTGGCTCTTTCAAGAGTTAGCAGTTGTGTCCTGCTTCTAGCCTATGTTGCCTCTATCATTTTCCAGTTAAAGAATATAAAACATCTG GAAGGAAATCAGCATGGCGAGATCTTATATTCTGGTGACCAAGACCAAGACCAAGACGAAGAAGGAGAAGCACCTCCTGAAATTTCTAAATGGGAGTCAGTGATCTGGCTTGGAATTACAGCAGCTGCAATATCTATCCTTTCGGAGTATCTGGTTGATGCCATTGAG GGAACATCTCTTGCATGGGGTGTACCAGTTGCTTTCATTAGTGTTATCTTGCTTCCAATAGGAGGAAACACAGCAGCAGTTACTACTTCAGTCATGTTTGCCATGAAAGACAAACTT GATGTATCTTTGGGAGTGGCAATAGGGTCATCAACTCAGATTTCTATGTTTATA ATTCCCTTCTGTGTGGTAGTTGGATGGATATTTGGGCGACCTGTGGATTTGAACTTTCAACTTTTTGAGACAGCAACTCTGTTCATGACTGTTCTATTTGTAGCTTTCATGATGCAG GAAGGAACTTCTAATTACTTCAAAGGTCTAATGCTTCTTTTCTGTTATGTCTTAGTGGCTGCAAGCTATTTTGTACATGAAGACCCTTCCTCCTG A
- the LOC107916911 gene encoding vacuolar cation/proton exchanger 3 isoform X1: MMDYKLQILRVKSHFEEMESADETGIHVVDDIGDPEIREVDAQQRRIQAFSVGLEGAGDRKTIGTVIYKSIYTVILSKKFNLLIPFGPLAIFVQKKTNQNGWVFILGLLGIMPLAERLGYTTEQLAFYSGPTIGGLLNATFGNATELIISIYALRTGRIRVVQLSLLGSLLSNLLFVLGIAFFSGGIVRKEQVFNKATAVVDSGLLLMAVMGLLFPASLHSTGTEVHLGVSELALSRVSSCVLLLAYVASIIFQLKNIKHLEGNQHGEILYSGDQDQDQDEEGEAPPEISKWESVIWLGITAAAISILSEYLVDAIEGTSLAWGVPVAFISVILLPIGGNTAAVTTSVMFAMKDKLDVSLGVAIGSSTQISMFIIPFCVVVGWIFGRPVDLNFQLFETATLFMTVLFVAFMMQWLQAILYMKTLPPDTSLLLSKQQELKQWYYSRILKPRNTGRQK, from the exons ATGATGGATTACAAGCTGCAAATATTAAGGGTGAAGTCCCATTTTGAA GAGATGGAATCAGCAGATGAAACAGGAATTCATGTGGTTGATGACATTGGCGATCCAGAAATAAGAGAAGTTGACGCACAACAGCGACGAATACAAGCATTTTCTGTTGGTTTGGAGGGAGCAGGTGATAGGAAAACTATAGGGACTGTCATATATAAGAGTATATACACTGTAATTTTATCGAAGAAGTTCAACTTGCTAATTCCCTTTGGACCTCTAGCAATCTTTGTCCAGAAAAAGACGAATCAAAAC GGTTGGGTCTTTATCCTTGGCTTATTGGGTATAATGCCGTTGGCTGAGCGGTTGGGCTATACTACAGA GCAGTTGGCATTTTACAGTGGACCTACAA TTGGGGGACTTCTGAATGCTACATTTGGGAATGCGACGGAACTTATTATATCGATTTATGCGCTACGAACAGGAAGGATTCGTGTAGTTCAGCTGTCATTGCTTGGCTCACTTTTGTCCAACTTGTTGTTCGTTCTGGGGATTGCATTCTTCTCCGGTGGAATTGTTAGAAAGGAGCAGGTTTTCAACAAG GCAACTGCTGTTGTGGATTCGGGACTGCTGTTGATGGCAGTGATGGGGTTACTATTCCCAGCATCCCTACACAGCACAGGCACTGAAGTGCACTTAGGGGTATCAGAGTTGGCTCTTTCAAGAGTTAGCAGTTGTGTCCTGCTTCTAGCCTATGTTGCCTCTATCATTTTCCAGTTAAAGAATATAAAACATCTG GAAGGAAATCAGCATGGCGAGATCTTATATTCTGGTGACCAAGACCAAGACCAAGACGAAGAAGGAGAAGCACCTCCTGAAATTTCTAAATGGGAGTCAGTGATCTGGCTTGGAATTACAGCAGCTGCAATATCTATCCTTTCGGAGTATCTGGTTGATGCCATTGAG GGAACATCTCTTGCATGGGGTGTACCAGTTGCTTTCATTAGTGTTATCTTGCTTCCAATAGGAGGAAACACAGCAGCAGTTACTACTTCAGTCATGTTTGCCATGAAAGACAAACTT GATGTATCTTTGGGAGTGGCAATAGGGTCATCAACTCAGATTTCTATGTTTATA ATTCCCTTCTGTGTGGTAGTTGGATGGATATTTGGGCGACCTGTGGATTTGAACTTTCAACTTTTTGAGACAGCAACTCTGTTCATGACTGTTCTATTTGTAGCTTTCATGATGCAG TGGCTGCAAGCTATTTTGTACATGAAGACCCTTCCTCCTG ATACATCCTTACTACTAAGCAAGCAGCAGGAATTGAAGCAGTGGTACTATAGTAGAATTCTGAAACCTAGAAATACAGGAAGACAGAAGTGA
- the LOC107916911 gene encoding vacuolar cation/proton exchanger 3 isoform X3, translating into MESADETGIHVVDDIGDPEIREVDAQQRRIQAFSVGLEGAGDRKTIGTVIYKSIYTVILSKKFNLLIPFGPLAIFVQKKTNQNGWVFILGLLGIMPLAERLGYTTEQLAFYSGPTIGGLLNATFGNATELIISIYALRTGRIRVVQLSLLGSLLSNLLFVLGIAFFSGGIVRKEQVFNKATAVVDSGLLLMAVMGLLFPASLHSTGTEVHLGVSELALSRVSSCVLLLAYVASIIFQLKNIKHLEGNQHGEILYSGDQDQDQDEEGEAPPEISKWESVIWLGITAAAISILSEYLVDAIEGTSLAWGVPVAFISVILLPIGGNTAAVTTSVMFAMKDKLDVSLGVAIGSSTQISMFIIPFCVVVGWIFGRPVDLNFQLFETATLFMTVLFVAFMMQWLQAILYMKTLPPDTSLLLSKQQELKQWYYSRILKPRNTGRQK; encoded by the exons ATGGAATCAGCAGATGAAACAGGAATTCATGTGGTTGATGACATTGGCGATCCAGAAATAAGAGAAGTTGACGCACAACAGCGACGAATACAAGCATTTTCTGTTGGTTTGGAGGGAGCAGGTGATAGGAAAACTATAGGGACTGTCATATATAAGAGTATATACACTGTAATTTTATCGAAGAAGTTCAACTTGCTAATTCCCTTTGGACCTCTAGCAATCTTTGTCCAGAAAAAGACGAATCAAAAC GGTTGGGTCTTTATCCTTGGCTTATTGGGTATAATGCCGTTGGCTGAGCGGTTGGGCTATACTACAGA GCAGTTGGCATTTTACAGTGGACCTACAA TTGGGGGACTTCTGAATGCTACATTTGGGAATGCGACGGAACTTATTATATCGATTTATGCGCTACGAACAGGAAGGATTCGTGTAGTTCAGCTGTCATTGCTTGGCTCACTTTTGTCCAACTTGTTGTTCGTTCTGGGGATTGCATTCTTCTCCGGTGGAATTGTTAGAAAGGAGCAGGTTTTCAACAAG GCAACTGCTGTTGTGGATTCGGGACTGCTGTTGATGGCAGTGATGGGGTTACTATTCCCAGCATCCCTACACAGCACAGGCACTGAAGTGCACTTAGGGGTATCAGAGTTGGCTCTTTCAAGAGTTAGCAGTTGTGTCCTGCTTCTAGCCTATGTTGCCTCTATCATTTTCCAGTTAAAGAATATAAAACATCTG GAAGGAAATCAGCATGGCGAGATCTTATATTCTGGTGACCAAGACCAAGACCAAGACGAAGAAGGAGAAGCACCTCCTGAAATTTCTAAATGGGAGTCAGTGATCTGGCTTGGAATTACAGCAGCTGCAATATCTATCCTTTCGGAGTATCTGGTTGATGCCATTGAG GGAACATCTCTTGCATGGGGTGTACCAGTTGCTTTCATTAGTGTTATCTTGCTTCCAATAGGAGGAAACACAGCAGCAGTTACTACTTCAGTCATGTTTGCCATGAAAGACAAACTT GATGTATCTTTGGGAGTGGCAATAGGGTCATCAACTCAGATTTCTATGTTTATA ATTCCCTTCTGTGTGGTAGTTGGATGGATATTTGGGCGACCTGTGGATTTGAACTTTCAACTTTTTGAGACAGCAACTCTGTTCATGACTGTTCTATTTGTAGCTTTCATGATGCAG TGGCTGCAAGCTATTTTGTACATGAAGACCCTTCCTCCTG ATACATCCTTACTACTAAGCAAGCAGCAGGAATTGAAGCAGTGGTACTATAGTAGAATTCTGAAACCTAGAAATACAGGAAGACAGAAGTGA
- the LOC107916911 gene encoding vacuolar cation/proton exchanger 5 isoform X4, whose protein sequence is MMDYKLQILRVKSHFEEMESADETGIHVVDDIGDPEIREVDAQQRRIQAFSVGLEGAGDRKTIGTVIYKSIYTVILSKKFNLLIPFGPLAIFVQKKTNQNGWVFILGLLGIMPLAERLGYTTEQLAFYSGPTIGGLLNATFGNATELIISIYALRTGRIRVVQLSLLGSLLSNLLFVLGIAFFSGGIVRKEQVFNKEGNQHGEILYSGDQDQDQDEEGEAPPEISKWESVIWLGITAAAISILSEYLVDAIEGTSLAWGVPVAFISVILLPIGGNTAAVTTSVMFAMKDKLDVSLGVAIGSSTQISMFIIPFCVVVGWIFGRPVDLNFQLFETATLFMTVLFVAFMMQWLQAILYMKTLPPDTSLLLSKQQELKQWYYSRILKPRNTGRQK, encoded by the exons ATGATGGATTACAAGCTGCAAATATTAAGGGTGAAGTCCCATTTTGAA GAGATGGAATCAGCAGATGAAACAGGAATTCATGTGGTTGATGACATTGGCGATCCAGAAATAAGAGAAGTTGACGCACAACAGCGACGAATACAAGCATTTTCTGTTGGTTTGGAGGGAGCAGGTGATAGGAAAACTATAGGGACTGTCATATATAAGAGTATATACACTGTAATTTTATCGAAGAAGTTCAACTTGCTAATTCCCTTTGGACCTCTAGCAATCTTTGTCCAGAAAAAGACGAATCAAAAC GGTTGGGTCTTTATCCTTGGCTTATTGGGTATAATGCCGTTGGCTGAGCGGTTGGGCTATACTACAGA GCAGTTGGCATTTTACAGTGGACCTACAA TTGGGGGACTTCTGAATGCTACATTTGGGAATGCGACGGAACTTATTATATCGATTTATGCGCTACGAACAGGAAGGATTCGTGTAGTTCAGCTGTCATTGCTTGGCTCACTTTTGTCCAACTTGTTGTTCGTTCTGGGGATTGCATTCTTCTCCGGTGGAATTGTTAGAAAGGAGCAGGTTTTCAACAAG GAAGGAAATCAGCATGGCGAGATCTTATATTCTGGTGACCAAGACCAAGACCAAGACGAAGAAGGAGAAGCACCTCCTGAAATTTCTAAATGGGAGTCAGTGATCTGGCTTGGAATTACAGCAGCTGCAATATCTATCCTTTCGGAGTATCTGGTTGATGCCATTGAG GGAACATCTCTTGCATGGGGTGTACCAGTTGCTTTCATTAGTGTTATCTTGCTTCCAATAGGAGGAAACACAGCAGCAGTTACTACTTCAGTCATGTTTGCCATGAAAGACAAACTT GATGTATCTTTGGGAGTGGCAATAGGGTCATCAACTCAGATTTCTATGTTTATA ATTCCCTTCTGTGTGGTAGTTGGATGGATATTTGGGCGACCTGTGGATTTGAACTTTCAACTTTTTGAGACAGCAACTCTGTTCATGACTGTTCTATTTGTAGCTTTCATGATGCAG TGGCTGCAAGCTATTTTGTACATGAAGACCCTTCCTCCTG ATACATCCTTACTACTAAGCAAGCAGCAGGAATTGAAGCAGTGGTACTATAGTAGAATTCTGAAACCTAGAAATACAGGAAGACAGAAGTGA